A single region of the Elizabethkingia sp. JS20170427COW genome encodes:
- the gldG gene encoding gliding motility-associated ABC transporter substrate-binding protein GldG encodes MNKFKTMKKSSWIFFSILLISLLGAVGIFNFRIDLTQEKRYTLSDETTEILKQIKEPLKIKVYLEGDFPADFRQLRNETQYILEEFKKKNPKLEYEFIDPIKTKMSQDTLQAMGMAPSMLPHMKDGKISQIILFPYAAIQYKGYGVSVPLITQQRGISASEQMNKSIEGLEYSLISSIKDLTLEKRKNIGFLVNQEELKPQEFDGFLQMALENYNVGPVIPQNQKELSLADLPKLNQMQALVIAKPRKAFGDQEKLVIDQYIMNGGKTLWLLDAVNAEMDTLFQSKKIMAFPVDLNLTDFMFNYGVRINPGLVKDMKQSALLRVEAGEIAGNPQYNSFLWPYFPLGISQNNHPITKNINPIKFEFPTSIDTLSRPGLKHTVLFESSEATLVKPVPNYVNLNEIANIDSLAQSEKPTTPKIFGVLVEGKFKSAYAQRSEKNEVPNFKSQSSQDNKMIVMADGDLARNSTLKGEALPLGYDLLTNVQYGNEQFLRNAIDYLLDDTNLMSLRDRNIELRLLDKAEIDENKGFWQSFNLLLPIVILVILALIFNYLHKKKYQ; translated from the coding sequence ATGAACAAGTTCAAAACGATGAAAAAAAGTAGCTGGATTTTCTTTTCAATACTATTAATTTCCCTTTTGGGAGCGGTAGGGATTTTTAATTTCAGGATAGATTTAACTCAAGAAAAAAGATATACCCTGTCTGATGAAACAACTGAAATTCTAAAACAAATAAAAGAACCTTTAAAGATAAAGGTCTATTTGGAAGGGGATTTTCCTGCCGATTTTCGACAATTGAGAAATGAAACTCAATATATTTTAGAGGAATTTAAAAAGAAAAATCCTAAACTTGAGTATGAGTTTATAGACCCGATAAAAACCAAAATGTCTCAGGATACTTTGCAGGCGATGGGGATGGCTCCTTCCATGCTCCCTCATATGAAAGATGGGAAAATATCTCAGATTATTTTGTTTCCTTATGCTGCTATACAATATAAAGGATATGGAGTTTCTGTCCCGTTGATTACCCAACAGAGAGGGATTTCGGCTTCCGAGCAGATGAATAAATCTATCGAAGGATTGGAGTATAGCTTGATTTCTAGCATTAAAGATTTAACCTTAGAAAAAAGAAAAAATATAGGCTTTTTAGTGAATCAAGAAGAGCTGAAGCCTCAGGAATTTGATGGTTTTCTGCAAATGGCTTTAGAGAATTATAATGTAGGGCCTGTTATTCCACAAAATCAAAAAGAGCTTAGCCTTGCCGATTTACCGAAGTTGAACCAAATGCAAGCATTGGTGATTGCAAAACCTAGAAAAGCTTTTGGAGATCAGGAAAAATTAGTCATCGACCAATATATAATGAATGGTGGGAAAACCTTATGGCTATTGGATGCGGTAAATGCAGAAATGGACACTCTCTTCCAATCGAAAAAAATTATGGCCTTCCCTGTGGATCTTAATTTAACGGATTTTATGTTCAATTATGGGGTAAGGATCAACCCAGGTTTGGTGAAAGACATGAAGCAATCTGCACTACTTAGGGTAGAGGCTGGGGAAATAGCAGGAAACCCTCAGTACAACAGTTTCCTTTGGCCTTACTTCCCGTTAGGGATTTCTCAGAATAACCACCCTATCACCAAAAATATTAACCCTATAAAATTTGAATTCCCGACTTCTATAGATACTCTTTCAAGACCAGGATTAAAACATACAGTTTTGTTTGAATCTAGTGAGGCGACATTGGTGAAGCCTGTTCCCAATTATGTAAACCTCAATGAAATTGCGAATATCGATAGTTTGGCACAAAGTGAAAAACCAACTACTCCTAAGATATTTGGAGTGTTGGTAGAAGGTAAATTTAAATCTGCTTACGCTCAACGTTCAGAAAAAAATGAAGTTCCTAATTTTAAAAGCCAAAGCTCTCAAGACAATAAAATGATTGTGATGGCTGATGGTGACTTAGCAAGAAATTCAACTTTGAAGGGAGAAGCTTTGCCGCTAGGTTATGATTTACTAACCAATGTACAGTATGGGAACGAACAGTTTTTAAGAAATGCAATTGATTATCTACTGGATGATACCAACCTGATGAGCCTTAGAGATCGAAATATAGAACTTCGACTTTTAGATAAGGCAGAAATCGATGAAAACAAAGGCTTTTGGCAAAGTTTCAATTTATTATTGCCTATTGTTATTTTAGTAATATTAGCCCTTATCTTTAATTATCTTCATAAAAAGAAATACCAATAA
- a CDS encoding ABC transporter permease subunit — protein MIAILKKELWSYFGNWSAWIVLIAFSIISALFLFFFENNFNVFDISTASLHSFFVLAPWILMFIIPAFSMKSIAEERQNDTLAWLFSQPIRVVDIVIGKFLSVWVMGVACLLPSLVYLYTLYQLAIPQGNLDLGMTLGSYLGTIVLIAGFSALGVLTSSLAKNQVIAYLFALFLNFIFWMGLDQIASYKLMGGLDFIIQNLGFQYHFSGFARGLVSGQDIFYFTFVSLLCLFLSTLVLEKKR, from the coding sequence ATGATCGCGATTCTAAAAAAAGAACTTTGGAGTTATTTTGGAAATTGGAGTGCATGGATAGTGTTAATTGCTTTTAGCATCATAAGTGCTCTGTTTCTATTTTTTTTCGAGAATAATTTTAATGTTTTTGATATAAGTACGGCAAGTTTGCATAGCTTTTTTGTGCTAGCTCCGTGGATATTGATGTTTATTATTCCTGCGTTTAGCATGAAAAGTATAGCTGAAGAGCGACAAAACGATACATTAGCATGGTTGTTTTCTCAGCCTATCCGGGTGGTAGATATTGTAATAGGAAAATTTTTGTCGGTTTGGGTAATGGGAGTTGCCTGTTTACTACCCTCGCTGGTCTATTTATATACCCTTTACCAATTGGCTATTCCGCAAGGGAATTTAGACCTAGGGATGACTTTAGGAAGTTACCTAGGCACAATAGTGCTTATTGCTGGGTTTTCGGCCTTAGGAGTGTTGACTTCTTCTCTTGCCAAAAATCAAGTAATAGCTTATCTTTTTGCGTTGTTCTTAAATTTTATCTTTTGGATGGGGCTGGACCAAATAGCATCGTATAAGCTGATGGGAGGTTTGGATTTTATTATTCAAAATTTAGGATTTCAATATCATTTTAGCGGATTTGCCAGAGGGTTAGTTTCTGGACAAGATATTTTTTACTTTACTTTTGTAAGCCTTTTGTGTTTATTTCTTTCAACACTTGTTTTGGAAAAGAAAAGATAG
- a CDS encoding YpdA family putative bacillithiol disulfide reductase, which yields MDIYDIIIIGGGPIGISCALEAKKNNLSYLIIEKGTIANSLYNYPLYMTFFSTAEKLELDNIPFITSRPKPGRQDALEYYQGITRKYALNIHLYEKILLVNKNRNFHVTTTKRTYEAKHIIVATGFYDIPNPLQVKGEDLPKVKHYYSEPYPYAHQKVVVVGASNSAVDAALEIYRKGGEVSMIIRGEEIGRRVKYWVKPDIENRITEGSIKAYFNSEITEITPDKVFFKQGEQALSIDNDFVLALTGYLPNFEFLKSMGIELETEACLPKHDTETMETNIEGIYLAGVVCGGKNTHLWFIENSRIHATRIIQHIINKLS from the coding sequence ATGGACATATACGATATCATCATCATTGGCGGTGGCCCTATTGGGATTTCCTGCGCCCTTGAAGCTAAAAAAAACAACCTTTCCTACCTCATCATCGAGAAAGGAACCATCGCCAACAGCCTATACAACTACCCTCTCTACATGACCTTCTTCTCCACTGCCGAAAAGTTGGAGCTAGACAATATCCCCTTCATCACCTCCCGTCCTAAGCCAGGAAGGCAAGATGCTCTTGAATATTACCAAGGAATCACCCGAAAGTATGCACTTAACATCCACCTATACGAAAAGATACTTTTAGTGAATAAGAATCGTAACTTCCATGTTACCACTACCAAAAGAACTTACGAAGCCAAACACATCATCGTAGCTACGGGATTTTATGATATTCCTAATCCTTTGCAAGTAAAAGGAGAAGACCTTCCTAAAGTTAAGCATTATTACTCCGAGCCTTACCCTTACGCTCACCAAAAAGTAGTGGTAGTAGGTGCCAGCAACTCAGCAGTAGATGCTGCGTTAGAAATTTATAGAAAAGGTGGAGAGGTCTCCATGATTATACGTGGGGAAGAAATCGGCAGGAGAGTGAAATATTGGGTAAAACCCGATATCGAAAACAGAATAACCGAAGGAAGCATCAAGGCATACTTTAATTCAGAAATTACGGAAATCACCCCAGATAAAGTTTTCTTTAAGCAAGGAGAGCAAGCTCTTAGCATTGATAACGATTTTGTATTAGCTTTAACAGGCTATCTTCCTAACTTTGAGTTTTTAAAATCCATGGGCATAGAACTGGAAACTGAAGCTTGCCTTCCGAAACATGATACCGAAACCATGGAAACCAATATTGAAGGTATTTACCTTGCAGGAGTAGTATGCGGCGGCAAAAACACCCATCTTTGGTTTATTGAAAACTCTAGAATACACGCCACAAGAATTATCCAACACATTATCAATAAACTATCTTAA
- the der gene encoding ribosome biogenesis GTPase Der — protein sequence MSNIVAIVGRPNVGKSTLFNRLLERREAIVDSTAGVTRDRHYGKSDWNGVDFTVIDTGGYDVGSDDIFEEEIRRQVQLAVDEATSIIFMLNVQEGLTDTDEEIYRLLRKSNKPFYVVVNKVDSNKDELATTEFYQLGIEKYYTLSSASGSGTGDLLDDVVADFPHTEYKDPFEGLPKITIAGRPNVGKSTLTNALLDNNRNIVTDIAGTTRDSIETLYNKFGHEFVLVDTAGMRKKSKVSEDLEFYSVMRSIRSIEHSDVVIIMVDATLGWESQDMNIFGLAQKNRKGIIILVNKWDLVEKNTHTMKEFEASIKNKIGQFNDVPILFVSALTKQRILKAVDAAMEVYENRKKRIKTSKLNEVMLPIFENTPPPATKGKYIKIKYCVQLPTPSPQFVFFCNLPQYVKDPYKRFVENQLRKNFGFTGSPIEVYFRQK from the coding sequence ATGTCGAATATTGTGGCAATTGTAGGTCGTCCTAATGTAGGGAAATCTACCTTATTCAACCGTCTTTTAGAAAGAAGAGAAGCTATTGTAGATAGCACTGCAGGGGTAACCCGAGACAGACACTACGGAAAGTCTGACTGGAATGGTGTGGACTTCACCGTTATCGATACAGGAGGATACGATGTAGGCTCCGATGATATCTTTGAAGAAGAAATCAGAAGACAAGTTCAACTTGCTGTGGATGAGGCTACCTCTATCATCTTCATGCTCAATGTACAAGAAGGACTAACTGATACCGACGAGGAAATCTACAGACTGCTTAGAAAATCTAACAAACCCTTTTATGTAGTTGTTAACAAAGTAGATTCCAATAAAGATGAACTTGCTACAACTGAATTTTACCAATTAGGGATTGAAAAATACTACACCCTATCCTCTGCCTCTGGTAGTGGTACTGGAGATTTACTAGACGATGTAGTAGCAGACTTCCCTCATACCGAATACAAAGATCCTTTTGAAGGACTTCCTAAAATTACCATTGCAGGGCGACCTAACGTTGGTAAATCCACCCTTACCAATGCTTTATTAGACAATAATCGAAACATTGTTACCGATATTGCAGGGACAACCAGAGATAGTATTGAGACTTTGTATAACAAATTCGGGCATGAGTTTGTGTTGGTAGATACCGCAGGGATGCGTAAAAAATCTAAGGTTTCTGAAGATTTGGAATTTTATTCTGTTATGCGTTCTATCCGATCTATCGAGCATTCGGATGTTGTTATCATCATGGTAGATGCTACTTTAGGTTGGGAATCCCAAGATATGAATATCTTTGGTTTGGCTCAGAAAAACAGAAAAGGGATTATTATCTTGGTAAACAAATGGGATTTAGTAGAAAAAAACACCCATACCATGAAGGAGTTTGAGGCTTCTATCAAAAATAAAATTGGACAATTTAACGATGTGCCTATCTTGTTTGTTTCTGCACTTACCAAACAAAGAATCTTAAAAGCAGTAGATGCTGCTATGGAAGTATATGAAAACCGTAAAAAAAGAATAAAAACCAGTAAGCTCAACGAGGTTATGTTGCCTATTTTTGAAAACACACCTCCGCCAGCTACTAAAGGTAAGTACATCAAAATCAAATATTGTGTACAACTGCCTACCCCATCTCCACAATTTGTTTTCTTCTGTAATCTTCCTCAGTATGTGAAGGATCCTTATAAGAGATTTGTAGAAAACCAATTAAGAAAAAATTTCGGATTTACAGGCTCTCCAATAGAAGTCTATTTCCGTCAAAAATAA
- the lptB gene encoding LPS export ABC transporter ATP-binding protein, translating into MILRGENLIKEYGPKKVVKGVSVEVNQGEIVGLLGPNGAGKTTSFYMIVGLVKPTLGNIWLDNHNITGDAMYRRAQKGIGYLAQEASIFRKLSVEDNIMGVLQLTKLSKKEQKMKCDELIEEFSLEHVRKNRGDLLSGGERRRTEIARCLATSPNFILLDEPFAGVDPIAVEDIQKIVRSLVDKNIGILITDHNVQQTLAITHKTYIMFEGRILKEGLPEDLANDPEVRQAYLGENFRFEKI; encoded by the coding sequence ATGATTTTACGCGGAGAAAATCTAATTAAAGAATACGGCCCTAAAAAGGTAGTAAAAGGAGTTTCTGTAGAGGTAAACCAAGGCGAAATCGTTGGATTATTAGGCCCTAACGGTGCTGGTAAAACTACCTCTTTTTACATGATTGTAGGCCTTGTAAAACCTACCCTGGGTAATATTTGGCTAGACAACCACAACATTACTGGCGATGCCATGTACCGAAGAGCTCAAAAAGGTATCGGTTACCTAGCGCAAGAAGCTTCCATCTTCAGAAAACTTTCTGTTGAAGATAACATCATGGGCGTATTACAGCTCACCAAATTATCCAAGAAAGAACAAAAAATGAAGTGTGATGAGCTGATTGAAGAATTTTCCCTAGAACATGTTCGCAAAAACCGAGGAGACCTCCTTTCTGGGGGAGAAAGGCGTAGGACAGAAATTGCGCGATGCCTGGCAACCAGCCCTAACTTTATCCTCTTAGATGAGCCTTTTGCTGGAGTGGATCCTATTGCTGTAGAAGATATCCAAAAAATTGTAAGATCCCTTGTAGATAAAAATATCGGAATCTTAATCACCGACCACAACGTACAACAGACCTTGGCAATTACCCATAAGACTTATATTATGTTTGAAGGAAGAATCTTAAAAGAAGGACTCCCTGAAGACCTCGCCAACGACCCTGAAGTAAGACAAGCTTATCTAGGAGAAAACTTTAGATTCGAAAAAATATAA
- a CDS encoding cob(I)yrinic acid a,c-diamide adenosyltransferase, whose amino-acid sequence MTFKIYTKTGDKGQTALYGGTRVSKACDRVEAYGTIDELNSFIGLAKSHIEDPEALKQLAEIQYDLFTLGAEAATPTDKLYLANGKSRLPQTISEKEITLLEEWMDKMDESLKPLQFFILPGGGKAATFLHVARTVCRRAERQMVALNTEEELRPELVKYLNRLSDYLFVMARYISKLHHEPEEYWNPNHRESKL is encoded by the coding sequence ATGACTTTTAAAATATATACCAAAACCGGTGACAAAGGGCAAACCGCTCTATATGGAGGAACCCGCGTTTCCAAAGCTTGCGACCGTGTGGAGGCCTATGGGACTATCGACGAGCTTAATTCTTTTATAGGTTTAGCAAAAAGCCATATCGAAGATCCTGAAGCCCTTAAACAGCTTGCGGAAATCCAATACGACTTATTTACCCTTGGTGCTGAAGCGGCTACCCCTACCGACAAACTTTATCTTGCCAATGGAAAATCTAGACTTCCACAAACCATCTCCGAAAAAGAAATTACCCTACTCGAAGAATGGATGGACAAGATGGATGAAAGCCTAAAGCCTTTACAATTCTTCATCCTCCCAGGTGGAGGAAAGGCAGCTACCTTCCTACATGTTGCCAGAACAGTTTGCAGACGTGCAGAAAGACAAATGGTAGCCTTAAACACCGAAGAAGAACTCCGCCCTGAATTGGTAAAATACCTCAACAGACTTTCGGATTATCTCTTCGTTATGGCAAGATATATCTCAAAACTACACCACGAGCCTGAAGAATATTGGAATCCCAATCATAGAGAAAGCAAACTCTAA
- a CDS encoding thiamine diphosphokinase: MGKALLFINGKPPIHLPSLQDYQLIACTDGAFHYLESKNFPLEQLDFVSGDFDSYAETPNIIHSEKFIHTPDQENTDFHKALEILIKKDATEVDVYGGSGGEQDHYLGNLNTAYRFFNKVKITFYDEYSRYFFIPNFYQECGVLGKTISLVPFPIAQNITTTGLHWPINQEDLDITTRIGTRNIADGNCFTCRYEKGALLVFISHKRNINFDKVNFQN; the protein is encoded by the coding sequence ATGGGCAAAGCGCTTCTCTTCATCAACGGAAAACCACCTATACATCTTCCTTCCCTTCAGGATTATCAGCTCATCGCTTGTACCGATGGCGCATTTCATTATCTGGAAAGCAAGAATTTCCCTTTAGAGCAATTGGACTTTGTATCTGGTGATTTCGATTCTTATGCTGAGACTCCGAATATTATCCATTCTGAAAAATTTATTCATACTCCAGATCAAGAGAATACCGACTTCCATAAAGCTTTAGAAATCCTTATCAAAAAAGATGCTACAGAAGTAGATGTATATGGAGGAAGTGGAGGCGAACAGGACCATTATCTAGGAAACCTTAATACCGCTTATCGTTTTTTCAACAAGGTTAAAATTACCTTTTACGATGAGTATTCCCGATATTTTTTTATTCCTAACTTTTATCAAGAATGTGGGGTATTGGGTAAAACCATCTCTTTAGTTCCTTTTCCTATCGCCCAAAATATTACTACAACAGGTTTGCATTGGCCTATTAACCAAGAGGATTTGGATATTACTACCCGCATAGGAACCCGTAATATTGCAGATGGCAATTGCTTTACTTGTCGATATGAAAAGGGAGCCTTATTGGTTTTCATAAGCCATAAGCGAAATATCAATTTCGATAAAGTCAATTTTCAAAATTAG
- a CDS encoding polyribonucleotide nucleotidyltransferase, with protein sequence MSAPQAITETIVMRDGREITIETGKLAKQADGSVVVKCGGTMLLATVVANKEANPGVDFLPLTVDYREKFYAGGKIPGNFFRRETKPSDDEVLTMRLVDRVLRPLFPEDFHAEVQVMISLISYDKDVMPEALAGLAASSAIAITDIPFNGPMSEVRVVRIDGKLSVNPSYENLQKADIDIMVGATKSSIVMVEGEMKEISEQEMLEAISFAHEEIKIQIEAQEKLAAKVGKAFPKREYCHETHDEEIREKVWKECYDKVYEVAKVPSAKEERAEKFAAVLNDFLAQYTDEEELERVTPFAKVYYHDVEKEAMRQMILNEKVRLDGRDPQTIRPIWSEIDYLPGAHGSAIFTRGETQSLSTVTLGSLKDANMVDSVAINYDEKFFLHYNFPPFSTGEARPLRGTSRREVGHGNLAQRALANVIPADNPYTIRVVSDILESNGSSSMATVCAGTLALMDAGVQITKPVSGIAMGLITDEKSGKFTVLSDILGDEDHLGDMDFKVTGTADGITACQMDIKIQGLTMDIMETALNQAKEGRLHILGKILETISEPRADVKPHAPKMEILEISKDFIGAVIGPGGKNIQQLQKDTETVISIEEVGEIGRVEIAGTDREKINAAIAAIKEITFVPVVGEVYQGKVVKVMDFGAFVSLAKGTEGLLHISEIEWKRLDKVPYQEGDIVEVKFMGYDDRKKMKLSRKVLLPKPPKPEAKPKAEQKPEA encoded by the coding sequence ATGAGTGCACCTCAAGCAATCACGGAAACTATCGTGATGAGAGATGGAAGAGAAATTACCATCGAAACTGGGAAGTTAGCAAAACAAGCTGATGGATCAGTAGTTGTAAAATGTGGCGGAACCATGCTTTTAGCTACGGTTGTTGCCAATAAGGAAGCTAACCCTGGCGTTGACTTCTTACCGCTAACAGTAGATTACAGAGAAAAGTTCTACGCAGGTGGTAAAATCCCAGGAAACTTCTTTAGAAGAGAAACAAAACCTTCTGATGACGAAGTACTTACCATGAGATTGGTGGACAGAGTTTTACGTCCCCTTTTCCCTGAAGACTTCCACGCAGAAGTACAAGTAATGATTTCCCTAATTTCTTATGATAAAGACGTAATGCCAGAAGCTTTAGCAGGTCTTGCAGCCTCTTCAGCAATTGCTATTACCGACATCCCTTTCAACGGACCTATGTCTGAAGTTAGAGTGGTAAGAATTGATGGTAAACTATCTGTTAACCCTAGCTACGAAAACTTACAAAAAGCAGATATCGACATTATGGTGGGAGCTACTAAAAGCTCTATCGTAATGGTAGAAGGGGAAATGAAAGAAATTTCTGAACAAGAAATGCTAGAAGCGATTTCTTTTGCTCACGAAGAAATTAAAATCCAAATTGAAGCTCAAGAAAAACTTGCTGCTAAAGTTGGTAAAGCTTTCCCTAAAAGAGAATACTGCCACGAAACTCACGATGAAGAAATCCGTGAGAAAGTATGGAAAGAATGCTACGACAAAGTATATGAAGTAGCGAAAGTACCTTCTGCAAAAGAAGAAAGAGCTGAAAAATTTGCAGCTGTACTTAACGATTTCCTTGCGCAGTATACCGATGAAGAAGAATTAGAAAGAGTAACTCCTTTCGCTAAAGTATATTACCACGACGTAGAGAAAGAAGCGATGCGCCAAATGATCTTAAATGAAAAAGTTCGTTTGGATGGTCGTGATCCTCAAACTATTAGACCTATCTGGTCAGAAATAGATTATTTACCAGGGGCTCACGGATCTGCAATCTTTACTAGAGGGGAAACCCAATCCCTTTCTACTGTAACTTTAGGATCTCTTAAAGATGCTAATATGGTAGATTCTGTAGCAATTAACTACGATGAGAAATTCTTCTTACACTATAACTTCCCTCCATTCTCAACCGGTGAGGCAAGACCTTTAAGAGGAACTTCTCGAAGAGAAGTAGGACACGGAAACTTAGCTCAAAGAGCTTTAGCTAACGTTATTCCTGCCGACAACCCTTATACCATCCGTGTGGTTTCTGACATTTTGGAATCTAACGGATCTTCTTCCATGGCTACCGTTTGTGCGGGTACTTTAGCCTTGATGGATGCAGGGGTACAAATCACTAAACCAGTATCTGGGATTGCAATGGGATTGATTACTGATGAAAAATCTGGTAAATTCACTGTACTTTCTGATATCTTAGGAGATGAAGACCACTTAGGTGATATGGACTTTAAAGTTACCGGTACTGCCGATGGTATTACCGCTTGTCAAATGGATATCAAAATCCAAGGTCTTACCATGGATATTATGGAAACAGCTCTTAACCAAGCAAAAGAAGGTAGATTACATATCCTAGGAAAAATTTTAGAAACTATTTCTGAACCGAGAGCTGATGTGAAACCACATGCTCCTAAAATGGAAATCTTGGAAATCTCTAAAGACTTCATTGGTGCTGTTATCGGCCCTGGTGGTAAAAATATCCAACAACTTCAAAAAGATACCGAAACCGTTATTTCTATCGAAGAAGTTGGCGAAATTGGTAGAGTAGAAATTGCAGGTACAGATCGTGAGAAAATCAATGCTGCTATTGCTGCTATTAAAGAAATTACTTTTGTTCCTGTAGTAGGTGAAGTTTACCAAGGTAAAGTGGTTAAAGTAATGGACTTTGGAGCATTTGTATCTCTTGCTAAAGGTACTGAAGGTCTTTTACATATCTCTGAAATCGAATGGAAGAGATTGGATAAAGTACCTTACCAAGAGGGCGACATTGTTGAAGTAAAATTCATGGGTTACGATGACCGTAAGAAAATGAAGCTTTCTAGAAAAGTGCTTTTACCTAAACCTCCAAAACCAGAGGCTAAACCAAAAGCTGAGCAAAAACCAGAAGCATAA
- a CDS encoding bestrophin family protein encodes MNTSSHYKLHHFIPWTRSKIFKMLLLSIIPCALFYFLDWKWLAIPWVPVALIGTATAFISGFKNTQTYNRTWEARTIYGAIINSSRAFGMMTKDFISCEGDEKQLHKEVIYRHFAWLTALRFQLRETKSWENIKTKNYNKEYLKYYKVPEWENKLEEELIPFLSEKERNYILSTKNRATQILAQQSECLKRLNQQGIITDYNYVLIESQLKDLYDQQGKAERIKNFPYPRQFSSINLYFINLLCFLIPLGFIGELSKLMLNIGDWVLWLSVPLSVLVGWVFLVLEQIGESTENPFEGGANDIPITQISRAIEIDLREMLGEKDLPPAIQPENNILM; translated from the coding sequence ATGAATACCTCTTCACATTATAAATTACATCATTTTATCCCATGGACAAGAAGTAAAATCTTCAAGATGCTGTTATTGAGCATAATACCCTGTGCATTATTTTATTTTTTAGATTGGAAATGGCTTGCCATCCCTTGGGTTCCCGTAGCATTGATTGGTACGGCTACTGCGTTTATTTCAGGATTTAAAAACACACAAACTTATAATCGCACTTGGGAAGCAAGAACAATTTATGGAGCTATTATCAATAGCAGCAGGGCTTTTGGGATGATGACAAAAGATTTTATTAGTTGTGAAGGAGATGAAAAACAATTACATAAAGAAGTAATCTATCGGCATTTTGCATGGTTAACGGCTCTAAGATTCCAATTGAGGGAAACCAAAAGTTGGGAAAATATTAAAACCAAAAATTATAATAAAGAGTATCTAAAGTATTATAAAGTCCCAGAATGGGAAAACAAATTAGAAGAAGAATTAATACCATTCTTATCTGAAAAAGAAAGAAATTATATTCTTTCTACTAAAAATAGAGCAACCCAAATCTTAGCACAACAATCAGAATGTTTAAAAAGACTAAATCAGCAAGGGATTATCACAGATTATAATTACGTGCTTATAGAAAGCCAACTGAAGGATTTATACGATCAACAAGGGAAGGCAGAGCGGATTAAGAACTTCCCATATCCTAGACAGTTTTCGAGCATCAACTTGTATTTTATTAATTTACTTTGTTTTTTAATTCCCTTAGGCTTTATAGGAGAATTATCAAAATTAATGCTTAATATAGGAGATTGGGTACTTTGGCTTAGTGTTCCTTTAAGCGTTTTGGTAGGATGGGTGTTTTTGGTATTAGAGCAAATAGGAGAAAGTACAGAAAACCCTTTTGAAGGGGGAGCTAATGATATACCAATTACTCAGATTAGCCGTGCTATCGAAATAGATTTAAGGGAAATGCTTGGTGAAAAAGATTTGCCACCAGCAATACAACCTGAAAATAATATTTTGATGTAA